GAAAGCCAATGGCCGATAGCCGGTCTCACCGCACTGGCTCATGGTCGTAGCTGATCGCGCGCGTCATCTTCCATGCGCCGTCCTTGTTCTGCCAGAGGGTTATGAACTTGGCCTCTCCCACGCCATCTTCCGGGTTGTGAGAATGGTAGAAACGATGAACGCCAATCTCCACCGCGCCATAATCCTTGAGCGGATACACCTCGAGCGATCCCGCTACCAGCCTGCGCTCCACCTTGCCGCAGATGTTCTGCTTGATCGCTGCGATAAACGGCGCCTTACCAACCGACAGCCCCGTCTTGTCGTGATAGAACTCCAGGTCGTCTGACACCATCGCGCCCAGCTTCGCGAGATCGCAGTGGTTGTAGGCATCGAAGAGCTGGATGTCGAGCGACTGTACCGTCTTGAAGAGAGCGTCAGATGGCTCGTTCGAC
The nucleotide sequence above comes from Acidobacteriota bacterium. Encoded proteins:
- a CDS encoding DUF4440 domain-containing protein, which gives rise to MQLFDAYNHCDLAKLGAMVSDDLEFYHDKTGLSVGKAPFIAAIKQNICGKVERRLVAGSLEVYPLKDYGAVEIGVHRFYHSHNPEDGVGEAKFITLWQNKDGAWKMTRAISYDHEPVR